The following is a genomic window from Nicotiana tabacum cultivar K326 chromosome 3, ASM71507v2, whole genome shotgun sequence.
GGCTCTTTTGAAATGATTGCAAATTCATTCATAATGACTCATGCCGGATAAGGAAGGTCTAAGCTAGGAAGGGGGACATATCTAGGATCACTCAAGGTGAGTCCGAATTGCTGTGTGAATTCGTGATCAGGTTCTAGAAAGAGAGGATACTGCTACCGGTTGTACCAGACGAGTGGGAAGTGGAGGCGTTCACAAAGGGTTTGAATACAAAGAGTTACGATGCCTTGTGAAGCTGAAAGAAACCTGCTCGAATTCCAAGAGACCACATGGGAGGATGTCCATAATCGCTATGAGTCGAAAATAAGGATAAAAGGCGATCAACTCGgtttcccgacatcaaccaagaAATGAGACCCAGATAAGAAACATGATAAGTTCAAAATCAATTTCGATGCGGATCGACAATTTTCTAAAGGTCGTTTCCTGCCATACGAGAGAACCGAAGGACACGATAGCAGAGGGTTTTGGTCCTCGGATAGGTTCGCTCCCGATAGAAGAACTGACCATGGTCGGAACAATAGGctgttacaagaaaaagaggTACCGAGGGCCCAAGATTCCACATATCCCAGGTTGTCGAATTATAACTTCAACATCAACGTAGTGGAGTTGGTGTCAACGatgaggaatatcaaagaagcacAATTATCGAAGCCAATCAGATCTGATCCCAACCAGAGGGATCCTAACTTATGGTGCGAATATTATGAGACTCACGGTCACAGAATTGGGGACTACCGACATCTGCATGAAGATGTGGCGATGTTGTTGAAGAATGGCCATCTTAGGGAGTTCCtgagtgaccgagccaagaacAATTACGGTCGAAGCCGGGAAAATGCAGAGCCTTCGAAGATAGCAGAAGACTCCCCTCGGTTGACTAACAACATGATTTTCAGAGGGAATAAAATTAATGGCATAACCTTTTCGGAGGCCAAGAAAATAAAGATATCAGTGACCCATAAcaagagactccgggaagtcgCAGAAGATGACATCATCTTCATGGAAGAAGACGCCGACGGACTTCTTCTGCCACATAATGATGCCCTAGTAATTTCTTTCAATGTCTTAGATTTCAAGATTAAGCCTATTTTGGTTGACCCAGGAAGATCATCCAACATCATTCAATAGAGGGTGCTGGAGCAAACAAAGTTAACCGGAAACATCATTCCGGCAACAAAGCTCCCCGCTAGGTTCAACTTGGTAATTGTGACAAATAGAGGAGAGATCTTTTTGCCCACGAATATTGAAGGGGTAACCAAGACCACCTTATTCAAAGTGGTAGACGCGCGACATGGGTTACAAAATAATCCTTGGAAGGTCGTGGATACATGAGATGAATGTCGTGTcctcaacatatcatcaactgtTCAAATTCCTGACCCCCAAGGGAATCAAGCAAATAAGAGGATATCAACCGGAAATAAGAGAGATGAACGCAATGTCgatttccagtagcaaagggaaggaacccagcaaatagcaattacaggaaccgacgcCTTCTCCCTTGCCAAATGAAGATGATAAAGGCGAGGAGTCGTTGGAATCCCACCAGGTGCCGAGATACTTTCACGTACTGGAGGAGACAGATGCAACCAAGTCCACTACAGAAGAACTCGAGCAAGCTGCTTTATTTGAAGAATTCTTGGAAAAGAAGTTTCACTTAGGAATCGTACTTGGAAAACTTTTATTCCGGTTACTGCTTGTTAAATTCCGTTAGGTTCTTTGTCAAATACTAGGTGGTCGTGTACAAGATAAGACTAGATCCGAACTTCCCACTGGTAAGGCAAAAGAAATGCCCTAGCCGAGGTCAGAAACATGTTTGTTTAAAAAGAGGTAACTCGACTACTCGACATTGGTTCAATgcgggaggtaaagtatccataATGGTAGCTAATGTAGTTGAAGTTACAAATAAGAATAACAAGtttagaatgtgcatagattataaggacttaAATAAGGAGTTCCCTAAAAACTCGTTCACAttcattgccaaacattgatcaaatgattgatgcaacaaCCGGGCACGAattaatgagtttccttgatgcctactctaggtacaatcaaatcaagatgaactcggaggatcaagaaaaaacttcattcataacaaactttggcacatattgttataatatgATGCCATTTGGGCTTAAACACGCTGGTGGAACTTATCAGAGGCTCGTGAATAAGATGTTTGAGAAGAAAATAGTATTTGAGTGCAGGTGATCAT
Proteins encoded in this region:
- the LOC107778267 gene encoding uncharacterized protein LOC107778267, with protein sequence MRNIKEAQLSKPIRSDPNQRDPNLWCEYYETHGHRIGDYRHLHEDVAMLLKNGHLREFLSDRAKNNYGRSRENAEPSKIAEDSPRLTNNMIFRGNKINGITFSEAKKIKISVTHNKRLREVAEDDIIFMEEDADGLLLPHNDALVISFNVLDFKIKPILVDPGRSSNIIQ